A part of Aegilops tauschii subsp. strangulata cultivar AL8/78 chromosome 2, Aet v6.0, whole genome shotgun sequence genomic DNA contains:
- the LOC109780050 gene encoding uncharacterized protein, with translation MPPRPQPPPAAYKHFCRVCNKGFTCGSALGGHMRAHAVADDGPGADDDDDDPGSSARGGEDRPSTAGAATTHVYALRANPNRLTRGCQVCKNCGKEFSSMELFLEHGKCTSGEEEDSDGSPPPSVAGEEEDASLASGWSKGKRSRRAKSIAGGGDDTMPGPSTAPSGEDEEEDLANCLVMLSSSKADQASAAAEADPEPCAPASKEHGRRPHQQPQHFPIVVATPDQAIMLPLALPAPQPQYASPLPRGLFECKACKKVFTSHQALGGHRASHKKVKGCFAAKPESSVGGTPHHHAAAAGPSDEKGDAAAVDVIHASGSVDARTNADASTGGDTNAGTSGATPSLSMAITTTDHEPPVAGLAIAPFKKKAKMHECSVCHRLFASGQALGGHKRCHWLTSGTGDHANITSLTAEGLVAAAGHQLTLRPMMDPPEPALDLTIAANPLPLMASATVAEAGTSSLHLDASPSLYLQPAAAPSNPSHQNKMTATSSHNANDAATPREAAEDEADSTAVKKAKLSDLKDVSAAGETTPWLQVGIGSSSAGGDGKSACE, from the coding sequence ATGCCGCCTCGGCCCCAGCCGCCACCGGCGGCGTACAAGCACTTCTGCAGAGTCTGCAACAAGGGGTTCACGTGCGGCAGCGCGCTCGGCGGGCACATGAGGGCCCACGCCGTCGCCGACGACGGCCCGGGcgccgacgacgacgacgacgatccCGGGTCGTCCGCGCGCGGCGGGGAAGATAGGCCGTCCACGGCGGGAGCAGCGACGACGCACGTCTACGCGCTCCGGGCGAACCCTAACCGCCTCACCAGGGGCTGCCAGGTGTGCAAGAACTGCGGGAAGGAGTTCTCGTCTATGGAGCTTTTCCTGGAGCACGGCAAGTGCACCTCGGGCGAAGAGGAGGACTCGGACGGCTCGCCGCCTCCGTCCGTGGCCGGCGAAGAGGAGGACGCGTCGCTGGCCTCTGGGTGGTCAAAGGGGAAGCGCTCGCGCCGCGCCAAGTCGATCGCTGGCGGAGGCGATGATACAATGCCCGGGCCGTCGACGGCGCCGTCtggcgaggacgaggaggaggacttGGCAAATTGCCTCGTCATGCTCTCGTCGTCCAAGGCCGATCAGGCTAGTGCCGCCGCCGAGGCCGACCCAGAGCCGTGCGCGCCGGCCAGCAAGGAACACGGGAGAAGGCCTCATCAACAGCCGCAACACTTCCCGATCGTCGTAGCGACGCCAGATCAAGCGATAATGCTGCCCCTGGCGTTGCCAGCACCGCAACCGCAATACGCCTCGCCCCTGCCACGTGGCTTGTTCGAGTGCAAGGCATGCAAGAAGGTGTTCACTTCGCACCAAGCTCTCGGCGGACACCGTGCCAGCCACAAGAAGGTCAAGGGCTGCTTCGCTGCCAAGCCCGAGAGCAGCGTCGGTGGAACACCTCACCACCACGCAGCGGCCGCCGGTCCCAGCGATGAAAAGGGTGATGCCGCCGCCGTCGATGTCATCCATGCAAGTGGCAGTGTTGATGCCAGGACAAACGCCGATGCCAGCACCGGTGGCGACACGAACGCCGGGACGAGCGGGGCCACGCCATCCCTGTCAATGGCCATCACGACCACCGACCATGAACCGCCGGTCGCGGGGTTGGCCATTGCACCGttcaagaagaaggccaagatgCACGAGTGCTCCGTGTGCCACCGCCTCTTCGCCTCTGGTCAAGCGCTCGGAGGCCACAAGCGGTGCCACTGGCTCACCTCGGGGACAGGGGATCACGCCAACATCACATCCCTGACAGCCGAAGGCCTTGTCGCCGCTGCTGGCCACCAGCTCACTCTCCGGCCAATGATGGACCCTCCAGAGCCGGCGCTAGACCTCACCATCGCGGCCAACCCGTTGCCGTTGATGGCCAGCGCGACGGTCGCCGAGGCCGGAACCAGCTCGCTGCACCTTGACGCGTCCCCGTCGCTGTACCTCCAGCCAGCGGCGGCACCAAGCAATCCCAGCCACCAGAACAAGATGACCGCGACGAGCAGCCACAACGCTAACGACGCTGCTACTCCCCGCGAGGCCGCCGAGGACGAGGCGGACAGCACAGCCGTCAAGAAGGCCAAGCTTAGTGATCTCAAGGACGTGAGTGCAGCGGGGGAGACGACGCCATGGTTGCAGGTCGGCATTGGCTCCTCGTCGGCCGGTGGCGACGGGAAGAGTGCCTGCGAATGA